The Dendropsophus ebraccatus isolate aDenEbr1 chromosome 6, aDenEbr1.pat, whole genome shotgun sequence nucleotide sequence CTGCAGCAGCTTTATGTAATTTCTTAGTCGGCGACTAATCATACCTCTTTGTTCTGTGCTCCACTAACCTTGTAGCCGCTCTCTGTCTCTGCCTTCAGACCTTTTGCCCTGTGTACTTGGTGAACGTGTCCAGTATGTCAGCAGGTGATGTCATTGCTGCTGCCAAAATGCAAGGTGAGATCCGCAGCGGGGTGAGGCGGCTGCGTGTGCTGTGCTGGATGTACTGATCAGTTACTGATCCTCAGGGGAGTGGTATAACCCTGACCCCACATCATGTGACCACTGACATTTATTTACAGGCTTGTATAACATTGGCTATGTCCTGGGTCACTTGACCTTtactggtcatgtgactggcAGCATGGTTCACTCTGGCAGCAGATTATTTGGGACACTGAGCATTGTGGGTAACAGGTCACAGGTCTTGTAGCAAGAAAACATCTAAAAAATCCAACGTAAATTGACCATCAGTATATAATGACAGGAGGTGGTGTGGTCTTATCGGTCAGCAGGGGTGTGGTCTTATCGGTCAGCAGGGGTGTGGTCTGATCGGTCAGCAGGGGTGTGGTCTGATCGGTCAGCAGGGGTGTGGTCTGATCGGTCAGCAGGGGTGTGGTCTGATCGGTCAACAGGGGTGTGGTCTGATCGGTCAGCAGGGGTGTGGTCTGATCGGTCAGCAGGGGTGTGGTCTGATCGGTCAGCAGGGGTGTGGTCTGATCGGTCAGCAGGGGTGTGGTCTGATCGGTCAGCAGGGGTGTGGTCTTATCGGTCAGCAGGGGTGTGGTCTTATCGGTCAGCAGGGGTGTGGTCTTATCGGTCAGCAGGGGTGTGGTCTTCCAGCAGTCGAGCTTGTCTTGCCTATATATATGCCTGACTAGGAAACAATACCCTGTGTGTAGCTGGGCTGGAGACAATCCCCTGTGTGTAGCTGGGCTGGAGACAATCCCCTGTGTGTAGCTGGGCTGGAGACAATCCCCTGTGTGTAGCTGGGCTGGAGACAATCCCCTGTGTGTAGCTGGGCTGGAGACAATCCCCTGTGTGTAGCTGGGCTGGAGACAATCCCCTGTGTGTAGCTGGGCTGGAGACAATCCCCTGTGTGTAGCTGGGCTGGAGACAATCCCCTGTGTGTAGCTGGGCTGGAGACAATCCCCTGTGTGTTGCATTTTGTCATAATTTCTGTTACTTTGCAGGAAAACCAGTTTATGCAGAAACCACCACGGCCCACGCCACCCTGAATGGTATCCACTACTACCACCAGGACTGGTCACATGCCGCCGCATACGTCACCATCCCCCCGCTACGTCTAGACGCCAACACCCCCAATTACCTCATGAGTCTGCTGGCCAAGTAAGCGGAAAGGACATTGCCTAATCCTGCATCACATCTCACAGAGCATtttctatagacaggactagctatgtacaatgtatctggagtccaggctgtagagctcacagagcattgtctatagacaggactagctatgtacaatgtatcagtgtagggtgccggctgtagagctcacagagcattgtctatggacaggactagctgtatacaatgtatgtggggtccaggctgtagagctcacagagcattgtctatagacaggactagctatgtacaatgtatctggagtacaggctgtagagctcacagagcatagtctatagacaggactagctatgtacaatgtatcagtctggggtccaggctgtagagctcacagagcattgtctatagacaggactagctatgtacaatgtatcagtctggggtccaggctgtagagctcacagagcattgtctatagacaggactagctatgtacaatggatgtggggtccaggctgtagagctcacagaccaGAGACCAGAGTTCCCTGTAACCCCCGGCTGTCGtgtctccccacccccacccccagtgacACGCTGAATGTGGTATCCTCGGATCACCGGACGTTCACCACCAAACAGAAGGCGATGGGCAAAGACGACTTTACCAAAATCCCACATGGAGTAGGAGGCGTCCAGGACCGCATGAGCGTCATCTGGGAGCGTGGCGTGGTGAGTGGCCTACCTGTACTGCAGTAAAGTGACAGcagactactgctcccagcatgctttgTGTTGTGATGATTGTAGTTTGGACGCAGccggagcgccccctggtggctgcTTGTCACAACATACATGCACTTGCTTTCCATGAGCttgtcccccataataatgtgtgCGCCCCCTGCAGGTGGGAGGGAAGCTGGATGAGAACCGCTTTGTGGCAGTGACCAGTTCCAACGCAGCCAAGATTCACAACATGTATCCACGTAAGGGACGCATCATCCCCGGGGCGGACGCAGACGTGGTGGTGTGGGACCCCGAAGCCACCAGGTAGGTGATAGACCTGCATGTTATCTAAGGGGGGCTAGGATCCCTCTGTTATTTACCCCTATCACCCCCTCTCTGCTCCCCAGGACCATCTCAGCCAGCACCCAGATCCAGGGCGGCGACATCAACCTGTACGAGAACATGCGATGCCACGGCGTGCCCCTGGTCACCATCAGCCGCGGCCGTGTGGTCTACGAGAACGGAGTCTTCATGTGTGCTGAGGGCTCGGGGGCCTTCTTCCCCATGAGGACTTATCCAGACTATTTATACAAGAAGATGATCCAGAAGGAGAAGGTGAGAGACTGCTACATCACACCGCTcaggatccttaaaggggtgctccgggcatccatccttaaaggggtgctccgggcatccatccttaaaggggtgctccgggcatccatccttaaaggggtgctccgggcatccatccttaaaggggtgctccgggcatccatccttaaaggggtgctccgggcatccatccttaaaggggtgctccgggcatccatccttaaaggggtgctccgggcatccatccttaaaggggtgctccgggcatccatccttaaaggggtgctccgggcatccatccttaaaggggtgctccgggcatccatccttaaaggggtgctccgggcatccatccttaaaggggtgctccgggcatccatccttaaaggggtgctccgggcatccatccttaaaggggtgctccgggcatccatccttaaaggggtgctccgggcatccatccttaaaggggtgctccgggcatccatccttaaaggggtgctccgggcatccatccttaaaggggtgctccaggcatccatccttaaaggggtactctgagcaCTCATATTCTTGATATATTGCTGGAGTTGCAGAAACAATAATAAACAGCCTTTAGGTTCTCCTGCTGAGCGCTGTGGCTGCTAGTGAACCGGACTCGTCTCAGCAgcaactgcccgctcagccaatcacaggccaccgCGCTGAgctgcttcagtcagtgattggctgagcagagcgAGGAGGGGGGGCGCACAGACGTGACTGGAGGACCCCAGGGAGGGTGCTAAGTGAGAATAAGCTCTTATGTATCAAAAGGTATGAACGcattgagtacccctttaataatcaaaCACTTAGATCAGGTATATGTAGATGTGACTAGCTATGAGGGTGGGTTCCTCCCTACAAAtgctggagatatatatatatatatatatatatatatatatatatatatattatataatatatatattatatataggtggGTATGTATATGCtggatattttatatatatatatatatatatatatatatgtgggtatgtatgtgctggatattatatatatatatatatatatatatatatatatataggtgggtATGTatgtgctggatatatatatatataggtgggtATGTatgtgctggatatatatatatatatatatataggtgggtATGTatgtgctggatatatatatatatatgtgggtatgtatgtgctggatatatatatatataggtgggtATGTatgtgctggatatatatatatataggtgggtATGTatgtgctggatatatatatatatatatatatatataggtgggtATGTATGTGCtgggtatatacactcaccggccactttattaggtacaccatgctagtaatgggttggacccccttttgccctcagaactgccccaattcttggtggcatagatacaacaaggtgctggaagcttcctcagagattttggtccatagtgacatgatgacatcacacagttgccgcagatttgtcggctgcacatccatgatgccaatctcctgttccaccacatcccaaagatgctctattggattgagatctggtgactgtggaggccattggagtacagtgacctcattgtcatgttcaagaaaccagtctgagatgattctagctttatgacatggcgcattatcctgctgaaagtcgccatcagatgttgggtacattgtggtcataaagggatggacatggtcagcaacaatactcaggtaggctgtggcgttccaacgatgctcaattggtaccaaggggcccaaagagtgccaagaaaatattccccacaccatgacaccaccaccaccagcctgaaccgttgatacaaggcaggatggatccatgctttcatgttgttgacgccaaattctgaccctaccatccgaatgtcgcagcagaaatcgagactcatcagaccaggcaacgtttttccaatcttctactgtccaattttaatgagcttgtgcaaattgtagcctcagtttcctgttcttagctgagcggagtggcacccggtgtggtcttctgctgctgtagcccatctgcctcaaagttggaggtactgtgcgttcagagatgctcttctgcctaccttggttgtaacggttggctatttgagtcactgttgcctttctatcagctcgaaccagtctgcccattctcctctgacctctggcatcagcaaggcatttccgcccacagaactgccgctcactggatgttttttctttttcggaccattctctgtaaaccctagagatggttgtgcgtgaaaatcccagtagatcagcagtttctgaaatactcagacctgcccttctggcaccaacaaccatgccacgttcaaaggcctcaaatcacctttcttccccatactgatgctcggtttgaactgcaggagattgtcttgaccatgtctacatgcctaaatgcactgagttgccgccatgtgattggctgattagaaattaagttgttacgtgcagttggacaggtgtacctaataaagtggccggtgagtgtacatatatatatgtgggtatgtatgtgctgggtatatatataggtGGGTATGTAtgtgctgggtatatatataggtgggtatgtacactcaccggccactttattaggtacaccatgctagtaacgggtggtcttctgctgctgtagcccatctgcctcagagttggccgtactgtgcgttcagagacgctcttcggcctaccttggctgtaatggttggctatttgagtcactgttgcctttctatcagctggaaccagtctgcccattctcctctgacctctggcatcaacaaggcatttccgcccacagaactgccgctcactggatgttttttctttttcggaccattctctgtaaaccctagagatggttgtgcgtgaaaatcccagtagatcagcagtttctgaaatactcagaccagcccttctggcactaacaaccatgccacgttcaaaggcactcacatcacctttcttccccatactaatgctcggtttgaactgcaggaggttgtcttgaccatgtctacatgcctaaatgcactgagttgccgccatgtgattggctgattagaaattaagtggtaacgtgcagtttgacaggtgtacctaataaagtggccggtgagtgtaggtgACAATTCGCTGTCTCCATACTGGAGCTGTTATGTCCTGGGTGTCCTCTCTATTAGGGCCTCCTCTGGTAGCAGGTGGGGCCTGATTTGACTCTTCAGAACCGCAGCAATTCATGCTGTCATAGACCCCACTAGGAGATGAAGTATCAGCCCACGTGGACAGGATCTCACCGACGCTACCCATTAGATGACGATCCTGACATGTTGTGTACAGCCCCAGTCTGTCCCAGAGACGTCTATAGGAAGAAAGGAAAACTCTGCCGTGTTCCCGGAGCTAATCCAGGACTATACGACCCCTGTGGAtggtgcattgtcctgctgacTGTCTCCTTCTGCCATAGGGAAAACAGCCGCTATGGAGGGAGGAACTTGGTTGCCACACTGCTTAGATAATCCCTACTGCCCAAACATCCATTATCAGGTATCAGAGGAGCCAGGGTGCCAACAAGACATTCTCACCACCAAAACACTTTTCTCACCAGCCAGAAATGTTTACACCTGACCGGATCCATCACCATGGCACCaaagatccatctgaccggccatgtttctccacagagatctggatccatctgaccggccatgtttctctatagagatctggatccatctgaccgcccatgtttctctgcagagatctggatccatgtgaccggccatgtttctcctcagatctggatccatctgaccgaccatgtttctccaaagagatctggatccatccgaccggccatgtttctcctcagatctggatccatccgaccggccatgtttctcctcagatctggatccatctgaccggccatgtttctcctcagatctggatccatctgaccggccatgtttctctacagagatctggatccatctgaccggccatgtttctctatagagatctggatccatctgaccggccatgtttctctatagagatctggatccatctgaccggccatgtttccccacagagatctgggtctatctgaccggccatgtttctctacagagatctgggtcTATCtaatcggccatgtttctctatagagatctggatccatctgaccggccatgtttccccacagagatctgggtcTATCTgacaggccatgtttctctacagagatctgggtcTATCtaatcggccatgtttctctatagagatctggatccatctgaccggccatgtttccccacagagatctgggtcTATCTgacaggccatgtttctctacagagatctgggtcTATCtaatcggccatgtttctctatagagatctggatccatctgaccggccatgtttccccacagagatctgggtcTATCTgacaggccatgtttctctacagagatctgggtcTATCtaatcggccatgtttctctatagagatctggatccatctgaccggccatgtttccccacagagatctggatccatctgaccggccatgtttctatatagagatctggatccatctgaccggccatgtttcaaTATAGAGATCTGggtctatctgaccggccatgtttctatatagagatccatctgaccggccatgtttctcctcagatctggatccatctgaccggccatgtttctcctcagatctggatccatctgaccagccatgtttctctacagagatctagatccatctgaccggccatgtttctcctcagatctggatccatctgaccggccatgtttctcctcagatctggatccatctgaccggccatgtttctcctcagatctggatccatctgaccggccatgtttctcctcagatctggatccatctgaccggccatgtttctcctcagatctggatccatctgaccgctaTGTTTCTCctcagatctggatccatctgaccggccttgTTTCTCCTCAGATCTGGGTCTATctcaccggccatgtttctctgctCCTCAGTGACGCAGTCTTTGCTCTTTTGCCCCCTGAAGTCTCCGTTCTGTTCCCCTCAGACACAATGATGATGGAGTGGTCGTCTGCTCATGTAGCCCATCTTCGCTCTGGAGCGGTGAGTTGTAGGTCGGACATGTTGGTTGGTGTTGTATTTGGCCGCTCCTGTTCCTCACAGCGATTCCTGACGTCCTCCTCCGATCACTCTAAGTGACTTATTACTTCCATCCCAGGATCCTCTTTCTCTGGATGTTTTGCTCAGTCGCACCCTTCTCTATATACTCTCCTCACCAATGTCCTTATACTCTCCGCACTGCTACATGAGAGAACCCCACAAGGCTGGCAGTGAGATCCTGGTCCCCCCATGACCAGGCCTTTGTCCAACTCAATCTGATCATTGGATTTTCCCATCTAATGTGGATTACCTCTAAGACTGACCCCCAGAACACCGATCACTGGATTTTGTGTCACTGGTCTGATCTCCATTCAGAAGGGATCCCGTAGTGATAGGGTATGGGGCTCTCATAGAGGGGTCCTCCATTGTGGGGGTTCGGTGCAGGCCTATCTCATGGCTGTCCAGCAGCTCCAGGGCTCATGTTATAGCAGTCACTCTCATCATCTGGTCACATCTCTGCACATAACCTGTATCGGTGTCTACATGTCACCTGCCTCAGTCTCCGGCCTCCACCATGTGACGCTAAGGGGGTATATTGTCCACTCTTGCTGATCCAGCCTGCAGGTATTCCCTTGATTCCCGACCTGATCACTAATGTATAccttgtttttttgtcttttaggTATTGAGCCTAAAGTGTGTAGACCGCACCCCGTACCAGGGAGATGTGGCGGTGGTGGCGAATGCTGGGAAAAAGGAGACAGGAAGTCCAATGGCAGATACCCCAACCCGGCCAACCACTCGTCATGGAGGGATGCGCGATCTCCATGAGTCCAGCTTCAGCTTGTCTGGCAAGTGCTGCCCCAATGACACCGCAACCCCACCataaagctccccctagtggtggctgcaggcagtcagGATTCCATCAGTCACTGACTGAGGGGAAGCAGATGACTTGGAGCCCCACCCCTATAAAGATATCTCTATTaacctccagagcagcactctgTGATTGTCTATACACATCCTTTCCTACAATTTGGCTTTTCTTGATATGGTTATTTGCAATGGCGAGGGGAGAATATATTGTCTTATACCGCTCTTCTTTTCTGGTCCTCCTGTTTTgctcagactcctctgtccctctttaGACTTCTTTTTCGCccaccagactcctctgccctctTCCAGACTTCTCTGTTGTCCACCAGACTTTCCTCTTTCCTATGTCCTATTGCAGTTTCCTCTGTTTCCCCCTAGActcctctgtctcccctcctcagACTCCTCTGTCGTCCTTCAGACCCTCCTCTATTCCATCTTCCTGTATCCCCTACAGACTCTTCTGTCTTCTTTCAGTCCCCTCTGTTCTTTTCTAGATGTTTTAGTCCTCCTTTAGACCTCACTGCCCCCTCCAGATCTGAGCAGGTTTGGCCGAGTTTGCTCCTATGTGTATATGGACGTAAGTCTAGGAGTAGTGTACGTCCTCCAGCAGGAGTCTATGTAACAGTATCTCTGTCTTTTACAGGTGCTCAGATTGATGATCATGTCCCAAAGCGAGCCTCAGCAAGAATCCTCGCCCCTCCTGGAGGAAGATCCAGTGGGATCTGGTAAACGGCACTGAATTGCTCTCCATAATACCCCGCTCCTGCAGAAGATCGGCCCTTCTGCCCCTTGTCAGTCACACCCATCACGTAAAAACTCACCTGTAATTTGTCAAGAGAGGGGATCAACTGTGTCTACCGGCCAACGGCACGAAACTGCGGTATCTGCAGCCAGAAGGATATccatctgctcctcacacacgTCCTCTGCCCGGGACCCCTGCCGCTGATGTCTTAACCCTTTTATATATGGTTGTGGTAGCTGACGGTCTGTGCTCTGCGTGTATGCGAgagtcctatggggaggggtgtgGATGGATAGAGCTCTGGTTATTTGGTTATTACTCATCTTTGTTGGAGTGCTCAGTTTTATTCTCAGGAGGGATTCTCCTCCTCCTGGGTCCACAACCACATACACATCTACTACTGTATATAGTCCTTACTTCTGCAAGCTATACCATATAACAATGTCCGAGCATAGGGATGACTCTCAGCCTGTGTAGCAGCCCAGTGTCCATTACTGTGAATAAGGCCGCTCTCTCCATCTACCCCAGCGAAAAGTCCCAGCATAATATGGAAGAGCACATAGCAAAGTGAAGGAGTCCTCCTCACCCTCTCCCACCTGACTAGAAGGACGCTTCTGGCTCTGACTGATGGGCCAGGGGCTTCCAGCCATCTGTCCCAGAAAGAACAGCAAAGTGCAGAGGTTATGTAATTGTTTAAGCACTATCCAAATAATAAGTTTGTGGTTTTCGACCGTTATacatcactatgtataatctaagCTGGCCGGATGTGGCCCTGTTCTAGAATTAGCCGGATGTGCCAAAATCCACCTTGTATTATTGGCACGGCCTCATCCGATGCTGGCGTCCATCCATCAGTAATAAAGGGCTCTGTCATAGACTCTCATCCACCTGAACCTCTTGGATATTCCAACAGCAATAacatctctcctccccccccccccccgaccattgTGACAGCTCCGCAGTTCCCCGTCTGGTGTCTCGGGTTCATGCATGGCTCATGGTAACACGTATCCGCATCTTGGAGCACTCTTGGATAGGAGACACTGTGGGAATTGCACGAGGCGGCTTTCTTCCATTGATACTTCAGCTGCTCTAGCGACACCTTCAAGCCTACAAGAtccatgatggtggttgtagtttaTGGTGAGATTCTCCATTTCTGATACCATGTAATGGAATTCTTGTTACACGCACAATAGTCATTGTTGTCCTGGTTAGTTGGTCATGATGTTGTCACAATAAACATTGTGTTTCGGGGCTGATCAGTTCTGCTGTACATCTGGCCCCAAACGGATGACAGAACCGACAAACCACATGTTCCTGCGGTGTCCCGGAGTACAGGACTGTGTCAGTCAGACTGACGTGGCTGATCGTATAGCATCTactagtaaaatggccacttacCAGATTGTACAGATTGTAAATTGAGGAATCAGTCGGTCCTCTGTCCCCATTCGATGACTAGAGGAAGAATTCTCGAAAAAGCTACAGAGAATATAGGatgcagtgacatcacacagtgacatcacttttCTTCACTGCCCATAGGCTTAAAATTGTGTCTCTCACCTGGGATATTACTTTGCTTTTGCAGGAGCTACCGGGGCTCTTGGCCTCGTCCTACTGGTAAAGCGCGTAAGGGAAGGATAGGAAGAGTGTCAGAGTTAGTAATGTGCATGCACGTCTATTATCACATACATAGGGTAAGGATTCACTGAAGTGGAGCATGGAAGAATCGAGAACTGCAGGGGATTTGAGTTATTTTTTGAAGAATTTAGTGTAATTTCACTAGAATGGATTATCTTAAGAAACTAGCCCTAGGAAGGATTCTTTACGAACAAAGTATAGAGCAGTGTTAATGCATGATAGGTCACACGATAAGGCAGTTGTTTCGG carries:
- the DPYSL5 gene encoding dihydropyrimidinase-related protein 5: MHANAASVRILIKGGKVVNDDCTQEADVYIENGIIQQVGRELMIPGGAKVIDATGKLVIPGGIDTSTHFHQTFMNATCMDDFYNGTKAALMGGTTMVIGQVLPDRDMSLLDAYEKCRSLADPKVCCDYALHMGVTWWGAKVRNEMETLVREKGVNSFQMFMTYKDLYLLRDSELYQVFRHCKDLGVVTRVHAENGDLVAEGAKETLELGITGPEGIEISRPEELEAEAVHRAITIANRTFCPVYLVNVSSMSAGDVIAAAKMQGKPVYAETTTAHATLNGIHYYHQDWSHAAAYVTIPPLRLDANTPNYLMSLLANDTLNVVSSDHRTFTTKQKAMGKDDFTKIPHGVGGVQDRMSVIWERGVVGGKLDENRFVAVTSSNAAKIHNMYPRKGRIIPGADADVVVWDPEATRTISASTQIQGGDINLYENMRCHGVPLVTISRGRVVYENGVFMCAEGSGAFFPMRTYPDYLYKKMIQKEKVLSLKCVDRTPYQGDVAVVANAGKKETGSPMADTPTRPTTRHGGMRDLHESSFSLSGAQIDDHVPKRASARILAPPGGRSSGIW